Part of the Sorghum bicolor cultivar BTx623 chromosome 1, Sorghum_bicolor_NCBIv3, whole genome shotgun sequence genome, AATTAATGCtacagcaagtgcaagcagataTTTCTTCTTGCCATGCCATGCATGCTACGTATACTCTACGATGCCTGGTCTCTCTACTTTATGGTTGGGGaatgacgagcatgcatggtagTATGATTTTGCTTGGAGAGATCGGAACAGAAACTGGCCCTCTTCACTTCACCCCCTTTGGAAATGGTAAAAGGTCGGACAGTATATGTTTGAGTAACCAGGAAGAGGACCACATCAAGCTGGACCAATGGTTTAATTTTATCATATGACATCGGGTACTACTACAGTAGTATTCTGTAGAGAGACATGACAGTACGAGCCGAAGTAAAAACAATCTCAAAATATTGGGAGGCCAGGCCGCTAATAAAGCTTTGTTTCAAACCCTACTGAGTAAACCATTACAAATCTCTCTAGCCTAATTATAGCCTAAACGAAGTAGCCCTAGTAGTAGTACAAACCATTTCCCCGGCGAGGCGACCAGGCAGCTGGGGACGGATGATGCCACAGCAGGACTTTTTGGGGggaaaggaaaggaaaggaaTTATTCAGCCCTAattaacaaacaaacaaacacctGTCCATAAAAAGCGTCGCTTTTGCTCACTAGTTTATCCTCACGCCAAGATCTGGGATTCGTGCCAATGCAAAAGCATCATGCATGCAGGCTTCTCTCGATCGCGGCCGCATGCTGGTCATCAGTCAGATTTGCAATTTGTTTTATGCGTCAAGTGCCATGCCCCCCGGGACTCCAGCAGCAGAGCCCAAACTCCCAAGCCCCATTTCATATAACCACTTGTACGACGCCCTACACGGCTACACGCACTCGGAATGCTAAAAACAAGTCGCCAACGTGAGCGCGTGCGTGCTCCATGATTATTATTGTGAGGGCCCGGCCCAGATTTGAcgagtattttttttctctccttaTTACTACTTAGTTTAGTGTTAAGCAGCTGTGACACTGACATGGAACCGAATATATGTAGTAGTGGGAGTGCTAGGCAGGCGTGCTATGCAGGGCAGGAGGGGACGGCAGGGCAGGCAGACATACCTCTGGTGTCATGAGCGTCTTGGGAATGACCCTGCATGCGCGTGGACAGCAAACATGACAAAAAGAAGCGATCAGCACAGGAAGACAGGCCAAAGGCAAGCCACACAAACATTCTTCTGGGGATGAGGCGACGGTGACTgcttgctttgctttgcttacCCGATGACGTGGCGGCCGCCGTCGTAGACGGCCTGGGAGACGAGGCCCATCAGCCCGATGCTGCCGCCTCCGTACACCAGGTCGACGCTCCGGGCCACCTGCAGCAGAGCGCACCCACACACAAAAGAAAAGCCATCGATTACTACTACTGGTCGGAGTTATAGTTTAACTGTTTAAACTGGTGGGCCGGCGTACGCACGGCAATGGCATGTCTCCCCCCCGGTGCCCGACTCTCGCTCTCTGCCTCTGTCTCGTGACCTGGTGGTAGCCGCCGGTCCGGTCTCATTATGGACGCGTCAATGCGGTAGGCCCGGGCCGACCGGTGGCGAGTGGTGACCGCGCAGCCGCTCGCGCATGCCCTGCCCATGCCGCGCTGATGGCAActcgtgatttttttttttcactttggGGTTCCAGGCAGACGACGTGTGTGGGGAAACACGGCAAGGCAGCCGGATCGGATGAGGGGGCAGGGTGGGTGCAGGGACCCAGGATGAGGATCCCCAGTGGCTGCGGAGCGTGACCGGCACCCAGCCAGAAAAGCAGAGTGCTACCGTGTGCCCTGCCTCTGGTTCGGGTCCGGTTCAAGCTCTCAACAAAAGCTGGAGACGCTCGCATGGCGTACGGTGACCGGGCTGACTAAAGCCGGTTCGATTGATTCCTCTGGCTGCTGGTTATGGTACTACGTACTACAGACGAATTTTGCATACGACTTTACTGTGCAAGTGTGTGCGCGCACTACGGTTTTGAGAGACCGTGTCCGGCTCCGGCCCCTAGCTAGCTAACCTACCTGagatgttttttgttttttttttgaagatacTCGTATGAAAGATGCATGGATGGATCATGGATGGTCAAGTCATGCATACTAGTACTACTAGCTTTAGCTGCAAGCCTGCAACTGCAAAAGGAGGCGATTAGCAGGCGACAGAACCACCAGAGAACGAAGCGTACAGTACGTCTTGGAGAGCAGTAGAATTCACCAAGAGGGACGTGGGTGGGTGTGAGTCAGTGAGTGACAGACagggcgaggcgaggcgagagtTTGGTTACCAGCTCGTTGCCGAGCTCAATGGCGGCGTCATGGTAGCTCCGCTTCTTCCCCTGGCTGCTGCCGCAGAAGACGCAGATCCTCTTGAACCTCGACTGCCTCATCGTCATGGCTGATGCCTCTCTCACTCTCGGTGCCGCTGTCTATATATCTCTACCGGCGGCTGTACTGCTTCTCTACTGTGTGTAAGGGAGTTACAGGCTCGAGTTCGCTGTGCTATAGCTAGCTTCTCGCCGCTCccgttgctgctgctgcggcggcgagAGGTGGTGCACTGTGGCTGTGCGCCGCTGGCTAGCTAGTGCAAGCGAGCAGCGCGCACTACTACAAAGAAGAGATGGATGGCCTGGCCTTCTTGGCGAGCAGCTGATGCCCGGCACCGAGTGCGCCACCCATGGCTTATATAAAAGCGCGGGGGGAGAGGAGAGAGAAACGCCCGCCGGGCCGGTGTCCGGATCGGATGGTGGTGGTAGCAGCAGGACAGgagtggtgtgtgtgtgtgtgttgtacGAGTGGAGAaagaaatgcatgcacatggacATGGACgaaaggaaaagaaagaaaacgcTCCCAGCATCCGCCACAAAGGGCCCGCGAGCGACGCTAGCTGCCGgccggatggatggatggatggcttTACAGTGAAACGGACGGGCAGGTTGGTTGGGTTGGTTATTGACGGCTGACTCACCTTATCGGTTTTGCCGGTGTAAAATTTTGCGGCCAAGGCAAAATCATGCGTGCTTGGCTATCTTTGCTGATACTATATAATTTGTTAGGAAAAAGCATAATCATGGGGCAGAGTCGTGCGCTGACATACTAGTACTTGATAGCTCCTATCTTGATTTCGTGGAGGTGCTGTGTTTGACTGCTGGTATATTCCATAGTATATAAATTAGTAGTAAATTGTACGAGATAAGATCATTTCCAAAAAATTATCTAAAGTCGCTCTCTTGTTGGAAGAGTTATTTGTGTAAAgtttgttttctattttttttcattCTCTGACAGTTTTATATATCTTGTTTGTACTTAAGAGAGCCATTCTCGTTTTATATTTTTGGCTAGTGAGAAATTAGAAATAGAAGATGACTATGTTTGGATAATCAATAAAAAGAAGTTGCTGAAACCTTTTTTTAACCAAAATCTTTGTTCCCTTATGTTCTATCTAGAACTAATGATTTATAGTTTTGCATGTGCAGGCATGGATCTAAATTGACAAATATTGTGTCAGCGTGCTCATAGTTTCACCAAACTGATATGCAGGATATGTGTTACTCATAGATTAACgactttttatttcttttttaatatttttttctccATGCTCGGTTGGCATAGAAATTCGGCTATATATATAGTGATGACATGTGAGTGGGAAGCAGGTCAAAATAGACAAATCGTCTATGGTCCCCGAGCTTTGAATACGGAAACGCGCTCCATACGTTCCCGATCACGATCTTATCCTCCTCCGATGGTTAACCTCCGCACACACCGCATATGCTGCTGCCAAGCACCCTCCTCCCAAAAATCCCACACGCAGTGAAACAAAAACCAGACAAGAAGTTCAAAGTAACACTTATCTTATAAGTCATATTTTTTCTGCCAGCaaacaatgtttttttttctcataataaatcaacaaacagtaaatattttattttcatcCTCCTCATTTTGACCAAGTACCAAACAAGTGTTCGATATCAGTCGATGGGGGAAACAAATGCCAAAACAATATAGATGACACGCCAAATGAATTTGGCataacaacaaaaaaaagataTGCTTGATAGTTTCATGTTTACAATAGAAGCAACAAAATTTACTACCAATGCCACAAGAAAATCTTAATTTTTAGTGGATTTCGTACATTGACTTAGCAGAGAAGACTCCATTTTTTATGTCCTGAAATGATAATTATATTTGGTTATAAACTGAAAAAGTCAGACAAAATAGATTGCCGTTTGTCGTTGCTGCTTCTGAAAAACCAGAAAGGAACGCCGGAACGGGAACAAAGCCCGAGATAATTGGAACAAACAGGCTCTCCGGCTCGAGCCCACGACAGGCAGCCATGCATGCGCGCTCCATCTGCATGGGAGGAGCGACTAGCGAGCCATTCCCTGCGCTGCGCAGGAGGAGCCGCGCGCCGCCGTGGGGACATCCGGCATCGGTGCCGGGCCGGCGCACAAGGCACAAAGCACGCACGCACACACATGCGGAGAACGCCCGCGTGCGAGGCCATCCTGCCCGCGCCGGCGCGGCACGCGGGCCGACGCGCGCCCGCACTCCTGGCCATGCCGTACGTAAAACGTAGCCTGCGGAGCTTGGTCGCCTGGAGCAAGAGAGCCTGCGCGCGCGTGCGCGGCGACTGCCGGTGCCGGCACGGGGTGATGGGCGGGCCGCGGGCGCCGCGCGGTGACCGGAAGTCGGGAACGGGGCGGAGTGGGGTTCCGTGCGCGCTGCAGCGCGCGTTCGAGTCCGGCAGTCCGCGCCCCCGGGCCAGGGGGCCGGTACGGCGGCGAGTACGCCGCCTCTGCGCGGTCCGTTGGCTGGTCGGCGGGCGGTCCAGGTCCGTGTGTGCGGCATCGTCGTGGATGTACCCGTGCGCGTCCCCTTGCCGGGCGGCACGCGGCATCTGTCCGTCTCCTCGCCCATACGTGCACGGCTGCACGCGTGATGGATTATTGGAGCCAGCCAGCGTTGGACTTGGACAGATGCCGATCGAGATGCGTGTGTGTGAGGTCGGAGTGGGACTGATCAGTGGTGTGTTGGGGCTGTGCTTGCCCGCCCGTGCACATGTGTGCTGTTCGCGTGTACGTCGTGGTCGACGGGAATCTGACGGCTGGAGTAGGAGATGGTAGGTCGATTACCCCACCCGTTTACTGTTTAAATTATACACCTGCGCATGTTGCATTTTTTGTAGGTCCGAAGCCTGTTTTGTTAGAAGTTTTAGGGTGTTTgtgactgctccacaaacttcaCCATGGAGCAGCTCTACAAAAAATTAGAGTTTATGTGTGCTCTCACAACTTCACTTTTTTTCTTAAACTGAGTGCATGTAGCTAAAACCGTTTAGCTAAAAAATACAAAGCAGAACTAAAAAAATATGAAGCAGAACAGTCTCAAACACCCTACCCTTACAAGCACAGTACGGTTCGTTTGGCTAGAGTGCCGCGCCGGCGCCACACGATTGCCGTCTATGGCTGCTAGCAACTGGCCCACTTAGCCGCCTGGCACGGTAACCCCCGACCCCCGCGCGATGTCACCTCTATAAACATAAGCATGCAAACAGTACCTCTGAATACCCCGAGAGACTCTGCCGGCACATCTCGAGATTGACGAAGTCATTATAGATACTCCATGTCGATGAGAATGTCACTTATCACCAAAAAATAAAAGATTTGTTTTTTTACTGGAACTGGAGGAGTTTGCACCTCTacaagaaaatataaataaataatacataaaAGATTTGTTATGACCATATTGCACTACATATCCATAGCACACTCTACATTGTATTCCAAAGTCAAAAGAGCGATTGGCTTGCAAAATTAAAACATTCATTATTGTTTGTTTTGTAATTAGAAtaaacataaactaattagatagAAAAGGAGCGGAAAAAATTATATGGATTAGATTTCCTTTCTTTCCTAGGTTTGTATTATGCAACGCCTTGTTGTGACCATATTGCACTATGTATCgtcatttgataaactaacACTACTGGATTtgccttctttgccgagagccagaagccctcggcaaaggtctaaaagccctcggcaaaggctttgccgagagcctgccacgtggctctcggcaaagagctctcggcaaagaagctctcggcaaagaattctttgccgagagccacttggcagactctcggcaaagactttgccgagggccagaaACGTCCTCGGCAAAGCCCACGGCGCCGTCGATGACCGCTAATGTTGACgtcgtctttgccgagagccgtgctgtcaggctctcggcaaagactttttgtttttttttaaaaaaaaaacctttgccgagagcctctcTGGACAGCTCTCGACAAAGGTGGGAATTTttctgttttttattttttccctgATTTTTACATGCACAGccacatatgtatatatatcacAATCCACATGTCTATATCACACTCCACATATATATCACATGAAACATATCGAAGTCCATAGATATCACAAATCCACATAGATATGACAAATCTAACATAAAgtccaacataaacacaagttcATAACATAAACCACAAGGCCACATGAATATCACTGCTCGAAGTCGCTAGCGCCTTACCCCTAGTGCTGTGACTCTGACCCATCGTCGCCGTGGCCTCCGTCGTGTCCCGAGCCCCCATCTGGCCACGCCGACCAGGGTGAGTGCCCCCCAAGGTGTGGAGAGCTCCCACGGCGCCCAAATGGCCTGCCCTGGCGCCGACTGGTACGGGTACGAGTACCCAGGGCGCGGAGGAGGGCTGCCGGACAACCCAGGGTCGGGTTCGAACCCCACGACTGATGCTGCATAATATAAAACCAATCTCATTAGTATCTGCAGGACGACCGCACAAGTCAAagcaacagacaaacatatatatactcaccGGACTCCCTGTAGGGGCAGGAACAGGGGATGGAACAGGAGGTGGACGAttaaacatatatatactcaccGGACTCCCTGAGGCTGAAGGTCCGTGTCGTCGGTGTCATCGGTGTCGTCGTGCCTCATGAAGGTCGAGGCGACCCCCTTTCGCCGTGGTCGCCTTCCGCCCGACATTTTGTCCTGTGCCTGCAATGACAAAGCTTAAACCAATTAGTACAATTAAACAAGAAGTACTTACAAAGAAAAACAACACTATAAGTACAAAATTTCGGCAAAACCTCCCCTGCACAGGGAGGTTTCCAAAACCTGCAAAAGAAAGCCGGCTCGATGGCCAACAACACATATATGACACGAAGGCCACACATCCACATTTCACATATATGGCACACATCCACATTATTTACTAGTACCATCTGATCTTGTTGATGATGGACCACATGACACATGAGTTGTGTAATACTACAAGCTGTTTACTCACCGCTACTGTGCATGCGACATAGCCTGGTTTCTCCCTGTAATCAACTCTGGAACACCATAACAGAAGGGCTCCAATGTACCAGGGAATGGCACCAAGAAAGAAACCGAATATGAACCTTGAAGCGCAAGAGATTTATAGTTACAAGAAGAGTAAACCAAAGGAATGACACAAAGCTATAGCAGCAGCACTGCAACTGCTGTACCTTGAATTCTGTCTAAGTATATCAAACTGAACGACAATGCTGCCTGACACAAATGAATGAAACTAATATATGAACATAGAAACAAAAATGGAGCAACGATGATGACTTACAGGAACCAGCCAAAACCAATGCCACAACAGCCAAAACCAATACTAGTTTCTAAATTAGTATTTCAGTTGAAAAAAAAACTACAAGTAAGAGCAGTGATTTAATTCCAATGGTCATGGCTTGTCATCGTGAAGGAAAAGGCTGGAAAAGACTGCAGCTGCAGCTAGGATACACCTAATTTTGCTAACCAATATGAAGCGCCCCTGCTGACTCTACGATGCTGCACTCAAAACAAAACTTTCTACTAGGCTATAACTAAATAAACTGCGTAGTGTGCTCCTTTGTTCTTCTACTGATGATATCTGAGGAACAAAACAGAGTGACCGAAAAACACAGATGCAGATTTGGAGTCGGACCCaaggagagggagggaggagaaATCAACGAGCGCAGAATTGAAACTGGGAGTCATCTCAATTCTCACCTCGCAGCGTCCGTGCGGCGTCCGTGCGGGCAGCGGCCGGGGCTCCTGCGGCGTCCGTGCGGCCGCCGGCGTCCTGGGCTGCTGCGGCCGGCGGCGTCCTGCGTCCGTGCGGCCGCCGGCGTCCCGGGCTCCTGCGACGCGATGTGCTgcggccggcggcgtcgatgcgGCGTCCTGGGCTCCTGCGACGTCCTTCGGCCGGCGGCGTCCTGCGTACGTGCGGGATGCGGCGAGGCGGCGGTGGCGCACGGAGCCGGGGAAGGGCGGGCtaggggcgggggcgggggcggtgTGGGCCGGCGGCGCGCGGCAGATTTGGTCGGCGGCGGTTGGGGCGCGGGGTGCAGCGGCGGCTGCGGGCGGGCGGCGGCGTGCAGGGTGGGCGCGTCTGTGCGTTAGGGTTGGGCGCGGGGTTGGGCCGTGTGGGGATAAGgagattttcctttttttaaaaaaaaatatcctTTGCCGAGAGGCACAGAGAcagactctcggcaaagaaatagttttatttttttaaaaaaacacctttgccgagagccagaagggtaggctctcggcaaagacactttgccgagagccagatgtgcaggctctcggcaaagaggtatttgacttttttaatttttttttattttagacttgagtttttttttatgtCCTTGTGACCCAATTTCTAAATACATTTCAAAATTTGGCATCAATTTgactttttttgctatatttaacaaattaatcttgtttctttaaattttttcacgtaattcaaatttgaactgcaggtaTATGGAATATTGGAACTCAGTGATTCAAAAAATAATAGTCAAGATATTTGATGTATGTTGAGGTTGTACCCACAACCACACATGAAATCTCAACCCTTTCGCTGACATAACATGTCGAGGAATGTGAGGGAAAAgtgttttttaattatataaattccaaatgaagtccaaaaatcacgaaacttagCGACGTGTCGTGTTATCGCATGTGGAGGCTGTGGTAAAAAATTCATAAGATTTCGAGCAAGTTGTGATGCCGAATGTCTAAAACCCAGACATCTCCACATGTGATCAAATATGATCACATGTGGAGATGTTTGGATTTTAGACATCCGGAGTCGCAACTTGCTCGAAACTTTATGAATTTTTTACCACAACATCCACATACGATAACAAGACATGTCCCCAAGTTTTGTGATTTTTGAAGTTCATTTgaaatttatataattaaaaatcacatcAACGACACATGGATGGTTATGTTTCGTATAAAAGACATTCAAACTTTTGGGTGAGTTTATGGATATAGCCTCAAAATACACTCTCAAATATGAGTATCATTTTTTGAATGGCtatatattattatttcatacacCTATAGTTCAAATTTACTTTTTCAAAAAATGCaaagaaaataaattaatttatgaaatatagcaaaatgtTATAAAAAGCTCTCAAATTTGAACATGTGCTTGTATATAATATGCAAGAGCTATAGAAAAAGTCTAgacccaaaattcaaaaaaaaaacttcactctttgccgagggcaagtgctagccctcggcaaagggggtctttgccgagagccagtcgttgccctcggcaaaggccacctctttgccgagagcttaacgacgtggctctcggcaaaggtgacGACTATGGTAGGCGTTCACGGCGCGgtacctttgccgagagcttgcctttgccgagagctaggctctcggcaaagctgacctttgccgagagcctttctttgccgagagcctggccGTCGGCaaaggctctttgccgagaggatgacctggctctcggcaaaggcagtctttgccgagggtctggctctcggcaaagccagGCCCTAGGCAAAGCTCGCGTTTCCTGTAGTGTAAGAAATGCTTTTCTCCCTCTAATTTAAGTAGAAatacaaatggaaaaattgaaaGGGTATTCGCGAAAATAGAAATCTCGTCTACTCAACTTGGAACGTCCTACCACTAAAAGGCTCTTTTCGTCGTCGATGGAAATATCGCCTACTAATAACACAATACCATTAAATCCTGAAATAACCTAGAAAAATATGAACAGCCGTGTCAAATCGAGGATTTAAATGTGGGTGGACAGAATCCAACATAAGGAACACTTCACTGAGTGCCATTTTTTCTACTAACCTAGTACCCTTTATTAGTTCCTTTATTTTATTTCGAGACAAAAAAAAAGGGAACAAATCTGATCAAAGCATCAGAAAAAGCGGAACTGAACTTTTCTCCCTCCTTATTACGATCGACACATGACCCTTTTTTGTTTATATTAACAAGAAAAAGAAACTTTTGTTCATCACATGATCTAAATCTAATTATCCAATCAGTTGGAGCTAATAAATAAACACAACCGGGCAGGAAGGATCAGATACACCGGAAAAAGGCGCCGTGGTTTGCCTTTGGCAGGTTCGCTTCCCTTTAACCATCCATGCAGGATACCCTTCTGAATTTCTGATGGTGGATCGCCCTTCGCCCCCAAATAaaatcctatcaacggagggcaCGACGACGCTACTGCGCTGGACCGCTGGTGGCCTCTGTTGCGCCAGGCTCACGCATcgcagtaaaaaaaaaaaaaaaactgccacCTTTCTGATGAGAGACAGACATGTGTGCATCAAATGTTGCACCCACCACCTGCGGAAAGCTGGGGCTTTGCTCACGGTTTCCGGTGCTAATGAAGATGATGAGACCATCAGAAACCGCATTTTTTATGGGTGGTGATGGACCCTGGGATAAGAATATCGCGACACGCCGCTGCACGCCCTGACACATGGATTTGACTGCCGTTTGACCGGCGGCTCCCGACCACCGCTCATAGCCCTACAGTTATGCCTTGATGCAGCCTAGTAGAGCGACAGAGCATGCAACGGGCCACCGAGAGTGTCGTCGTATACCGACCAGGTTCCAATGATTCCATCTACCCGTAGTAGACAAGAAGTTACGAGTAGTACACTGGCTGTGCGCGGTGTGCGCTTGTGCCACTGCCGAGTGCCGACGAGCTCGCGGTCGCATCGGCGCATCGCATAGCATGCCACAAGGCGCCAAACGCAGGTAGCTTGGCCTCTAATCTTCCAGTTACATATACCACACATTCATGAGGGCACCCATGGAAGCATGCATGCAATTTCACGCTACTGATTACCGGAAGAAGAGAGTAGGGAGACAGCCACATCTGCGGAAAAAGGAGGGCGGCGCTGGTGAGTGAGAACATGAGATGATGGCGGAGAAACGGGTCGACCGTCCAATGATCGTGGAGGACACAGCGGTCGCCCGGCTGGTCGATCAGTCACACATTCATCAGGCACCCATCCATGGCCCGTGGCCCATGCGTCGTGCCCACGCATATAGCCAACCAATTAAGGAGCTAGCGAGAGGAGGGATACAAGAGCCAAGGCGGCACACGCGATCGATGAAACGATGGCTGGTGATGCTGCACTGCATTTAGCAttaggccttatttacttcTACCtggaaatcta contains:
- the LOC110431607 gene encoding uncharacterized protein LOC110431607, with protein sequence MVGRQGTCPQLWATPLTLLESEPCSAVLKAASKPDAPTLHAAARPQPPLHPAPQPPPTKSAARRRPTPPPPPPLARPSPAPCATAASPHPARTQDAAGRRTSQEPRTPHRRRRPQHIASQEPGTPAAARTQDAAGRSSPGRRRPHGRRRSPGRCPHGRRTDAARFIFGFFLGAIPWYIGALLLWCSRVDYREKPGYVACTVAAQDKMSGGRRPRRKGVASTFMRHDDTDDTDDTDLQPQGVRISRGVRTRPWVVRQPSSAPWVLVPVPVGARAGHLGAVGALHTLGGTHPGRRGQMGARDTTEATATMGQSHSTRGKALATSSSDIHVALWFML